The genomic region AATTGATTGACTAAGTCCAGGAAAATTACTCATTTCTTCTTCactttgtgaaaataaatatgacttAACAAACTCCATCTGGCTTTCAAGACGCcagggttttatttttttgctgatTATCCACTTTTTGTTTTTCTGGCGTTCATTGCTTTTCTATAGCTTTCTCTTAGTGATTTCCACTTATTTTTGCATGATTCaccaaaaaattaacaattataatagaaGGTGTTTTGTGTTCATTTATAATTGAAGAGTTCCTAAAACTatcataaaacacattttttaagaacCAGATTACcagattacctatattattttctaataaaacacaatagttattatttttatactaatattggtcatggtttttagatttttggctACTGGTGATACATTTTGGCACAATTGCATTCAGCTATAGAGTAGGAGAAAAATCTGTACGAAGAATAGTATACAAAACCTGTGAAGCAATTTGGAAGAATCGTTCACCAATTTACATGAGTCCACCCAACCAAGAACAATGGCAGAAAATTGAAGAAGGGTTTAGAACTAGATGGAACTTTCCAAATTGTGTTGGGTCTATTGACGGTAAACATGTCATCATAAATAAGCCATATCATAGTGGCACCTTATACTTCAACTATGAAAAAATGTGTAGCTTGGTGCTCATGGCAGTTGTTGACGCTGAATGCAGGTTTATTATGGTTGATGTCGGAGGATATACGGAAAAAATAGCGATGGGAGTATTTTTGCCAATTCTAACTTCGGTTGAAAGGCTTCGAgaagaaaaattaaactttcCAAATAATAAGCATTACCGGGTACCGAAGAACCTATGCCTTATGTAATTGTAGGAGATGAGGCATTTCCGCTTCATAAAAACCTAATGAGGCCTTATCCTGGTA from Acyrthosiphon pisum isolate AL4f unplaced genomic scaffold, pea_aphid_22Mar2018_4r6ur Scaffold_4657;HRSCAF=5205, whole genome shotgun sequence harbors:
- the LOC115035041 gene encoding uncharacterized protein LOC115035041, whose amino-acid sequence is FWLLVIHFGTIAFSYRVGEKSVRRIVYKTCEAIWKNRSPIYMSPPNQEQWQKIEEGFRTRWNFPNCVGSIDGKHVIINKPYHSGTLYFNYEKMCSLVLMAVVDAECRFIMVDVGGYTEKIAMGVFLPILTSVERLREEKLNFPNNKHYRVPKNLCLM